A stretch of the Synechocystis sp. PCC 7338 genome encodes the following:
- a CDS encoding 4-hydroxybenzoate solanesyltransferase has protein sequence MVAQTPSSQPLWLTIIYLLRWHKPAGRLILMIPALWAVCLAAQGLPPLPLLGVITLGTLATSGLGCVVNDLWDRDIDPQVERTKQRPLAARTLSVQVGIGVGLVALLCAAGLAFYLTPLSFWLCVAAVPVIVAYPGAKRVFPVPQLVLSIAWGFAVLISWSAVTGDLTTATWVLWGATVFWTLGFDTVYAMADREDDRRIGVNSSALFFGQYVGEAVGIFFALTIGCLFYLGMILMLNPLYWLSLAIAIVGWVIQYIQLSAPTPEPKLYGQIFGQNVTIGFVLLAGMLLGWL, from the coding sequence ATGGTTGCCCAAACCCCTTCTTCCCAGCCCCTTTGGTTAACAATCATTTACCTGTTGCGTTGGCATAAACCTGCCGGCCGACTGATTTTGATGATTCCGGCGCTGTGGGCAGTGTGTTTAGCGGCCCAAGGCCTGCCTCCCCTGCCTCTTTTGGGTGTCATCACTTTGGGAACCCTGGCCACCAGTGGTTTAGGCTGTGTAGTCAATGACCTGTGGGACCGGGATATTGATCCCCAAGTGGAACGCACCAAGCAACGCCCGTTAGCGGCCCGCACCCTCTCCGTGCAGGTGGGCATTGGGGTGGGATTAGTGGCCTTGCTGTGTGCCGCAGGACTAGCCTTTTACCTCACTCCCCTCAGTTTTTGGCTTTGTGTGGCGGCGGTGCCGGTCATTGTTGCTTACCCCGGTGCGAAAAGAGTTTTCCCGGTGCCCCAGTTAGTTCTGTCCATCGCTTGGGGTTTTGCCGTGCTGATTAGTTGGAGTGCTGTCACAGGGGATTTGACCACTGCCACCTGGGTACTTTGGGGGGCCACCGTGTTTTGGACCCTCGGTTTTGACACGGTTTATGCCATGGCAGATCGGGAGGACGATCGCCGCATTGGTGTTAATTCCAGTGCTCTATTTTTCGGTCAGTACGTCGGGGAAGCAGTGGGGATATTTTTTGCCCTCACCATTGGTTGTTTATTTTATTTGGGCATGATTTTAATGCTCAATCCCCTCTATTGGCTCAGCTTGGCGATCGCCATTGTGGGTTGGGTAATCCAATACATCCAACTCAGTGCCCCCACCCCGGAACCGAAACTATACGGTCAAATTTTTGGACAAAACGTCACCATTGGCTTTGTGTTACTAGCTGGAATGTTACTGGGCTGGCTTTGA
- a CDS encoding ParA family protein, with product MIIAITALKGGVGKTTTAVHLAAYLQQKDQTLLIDADRNRSALIWAREEKLPFYVASQAGSTALIRKYPHIVVDTRAMPELDEFRDLAEGSDLLIIPTTPNHLDLDATLKAAEQLASLKVNYKILLTKVDARTRSGREARQLLQAENLPLFTTEIPLLVAFERASQSGVIIRDYVDPRSHLAWGRYKAVGREILP from the coding sequence ATGATTATTGCCATCACTGCCCTCAAAGGGGGCGTTGGGAAAACTACCACCGCTGTCCACCTGGCGGCTTATCTGCAACAAAAGGATCAAACATTGCTGATCGACGCGGACCGCAATCGTTCGGCGTTGATTTGGGCCAGGGAAGAAAAGTTACCTTTCTACGTTGCTTCCCAGGCGGGCTCCACAGCATTAATTCGTAAATATCCCCACATTGTGGTGGACACCAGGGCCATGCCGGAGTTGGATGAGTTTCGGGATTTGGCGGAGGGGAGCGATCTGTTGATTATTCCCACCACTCCGAATCATTTGGATTTGGATGCCACTTTAAAGGCGGCGGAGCAGTTGGCATCCCTAAAGGTTAACTACAAAATTTTGTTGACCAAGGTAGATGCCCGTACCCGTAGCGGTCGAGAAGCAAGGCAGTTATTGCAGGCGGAAAATTTACCTCTGTTCACAACAGAAATTCCCCTCTTGGTGGCCTTTGAGCGGGCTTCCCAGTCGGGGGTAATTATTCGAGATTACGTCGATCCCCGTTCCCATTTGGCCTGGGGTCGCTATAAAGCGGTGGGCCGGGAAATTTTACCCTAG
- a CDS encoding LptF/LptG family permease, with protein sequence MFLSKTLTSLGQWPHLLPRISLMDRYVARQLIPPFLFSVGVVASLGLAIGNLSDLGNKIVEKNLPVAKAAEVLLLKVPEFLAYSLPVAVMLATMMAFGRLSGDSEIIAIRSCGVSLYRLILPAVVLSLLVTGWAFVLSEWVVPVANYRATSILIESIDEEHPFWQNRDVFYPEFEEIKLENGQTARRLKSLVYAEKFDGKEMQNLTVLQWTENHLKHIVLSDNATWNNDNKGWDFFHGTVYRLTETEDYQEAIPFTNKQIALPKSAFDFARQGRDPYEMTIAEAQDYIKILKLIGDEKKIQFFQVRTEQKLAFPFVCIVFAVVGSAIGARPQRISRATGFGLTIVIIFAYYILGFFSGSLGIVGLISPTLAAWLPNFVGLGVGIWLLYEFNQG encoded by the coding sequence ATGTTCTTGTCTAAAACCTTGACCAGCTTGGGGCAGTGGCCCCATCTTTTGCCCCGTATTTCCCTCATGGACCGCTATGTGGCCAGGCAACTGATTCCCCCATTTTTATTCAGCGTCGGGGTGGTGGCCAGTTTGGGGCTGGCGATCGGTAATTTGTCCGATTTAGGTAACAAAATTGTCGAGAAAAATCTCCCAGTAGCTAAAGCCGCAGAAGTACTACTGCTCAAAGTACCGGAGTTTCTCGCCTATTCCCTGCCAGTGGCGGTGATGCTAGCCACAATGATGGCCTTTGGTCGTTTGAGTGGGGATAGTGAAATTATTGCTATTCGCAGTTGTGGAGTAAGTTTATACCGTCTTATCTTGCCGGCGGTGGTGCTGAGTTTGCTGGTAACAGGATGGGCTTTTGTACTGAGCGAATGGGTGGTGCCAGTGGCCAACTATAGAGCTACCAGTATCCTCATTGAATCCATAGATGAAGAGCATCCATTTTGGCAAAATCGCGATGTTTTTTACCCTGAGTTTGAAGAAATTAAGCTCGAGAATGGCCAAACTGCACGGCGATTAAAAAGTTTGGTTTATGCGGAAAAATTTGACGGCAAGGAAATGCAAAATCTGACGGTGTTGCAGTGGACGGAAAATCACCTTAAACATATTGTACTTTCCGACAATGCCACTTGGAATAATGATAATAAAGGCTGGGATTTCTTTCATGGTACTGTTTATCGCCTCACAGAAACAGAGGACTACCAAGAGGCGATTCCGTTTACGAATAAACAAATTGCCCTGCCCAAATCGGCGTTTGATTTTGCCCGACAGGGACGGGATCCCTACGAAATGACCATTGCTGAAGCCCAGGACTATATCAAAATTTTAAAGTTAATTGGCGATGAAAAGAAAATTCAGTTTTTTCAGGTAAGAACGGAACAAAAATTAGCGTTTCCTTTTGTTTGTATTGTTTTTGCGGTAGTAGGTTCGGCGATCGGAGCTAGGCCCCAAAGGATAAGTCGAGCCACAGGCTTTGGTTTAACCATTGTAATTATTTTTGCCTACTACATACTGGGATTTTTCAGTGGTAGCTTAGGCATTGTTGGGTTAATTTCCCCTACATTGGCGGCGTGGCTGCCCAATTTTGTCGGCTTGGGGGTGGGGATTTGGTTGCTATATGAATTTAACCAGGGTTAG
- a CDS encoding single-stranded DNA-binding protein: MSVNSIHLVGRAGRDPEVKYFESGNVVCNFTLAVNRRTSKKDEPPDWFDLEIWGKTAEIAGTYVKKGSLIGIQGSLKFDHWEDRNSGTPRSKPVIRVNNLDLLGSKRDNAEATMNNYPDEF; encoded by the coding sequence ATGTCAGTGAACAGTATCCATCTGGTGGGAAGGGCCGGCCGTGACCCTGAAGTTAAATATTTTGAGTCCGGTAATGTAGTCTGCAACTTCACCCTGGCGGTAAATCGACGCACAAGCAAAAAGGATGAACCCCCCGATTGGTTTGACCTCGAAATTTGGGGTAAAACTGCTGAAATAGCCGGTACCTACGTCAAAAAGGGGAGTTTGATTGGTATCCAAGGATCGTTAAAATTTGACCATTGGGAAGATCGGAACTCCGGTACCCCCCGTTCCAAACCGGTAATCCGGGTCAATAATTTGGATTTACTCGGCTCCAAGCGGGACAACGCTGAAGCCACCATGAATAATTACCCCGACGAGTTCTAG
- the psbD gene encoding photosystem II D2 protein (photosystem q(a) protein) produces the protein MTIAVGRAPVERGWFDVLDDWLKRDRFVFIGWSGLLLFPCAFMALGGWLTGTTFVTSWYTHGLASSYLEGANFLTVAVSSPADAFGHSLLFLWGPEAQGNLTRWFQIGGLWPFVALHGAFGLIGFMLRQFEISRLVGIRPYNAIAFSGPIAVFVSVFLMYPLGQSSWFFAPSFGVAGIFRFILFLQGFHNWTLNPFHMMGVAGILGGALLCAIHGATVENTLFEDGEDSNTFRAFEPTQAEETYSMVTANRFWSQIFGIAFSNKRWLHFFMLFVPVTGLWMSSVGIVGLALNLRAYDFVSQELRAAEDPEFETFYTKNILLNEGMRAWMAPQDQPHENFIFPEEVLPRGNAL, from the coding sequence ATGACCATTGCAGTCGGACGCGCCCCAGTCGAAAGAGGATGGTTTGATGTCCTCGACGATTGGCTAAAGCGTGATCGTTTCGTATTTATTGGTTGGTCTGGTTTGCTGCTCTTCCCCTGTGCCTTCATGGCCCTGGGGGGATGGCTGACCGGCACCACCTTCGTTACTTCCTGGTACACCCACGGTCTAGCCAGTTCCTATCTAGAAGGAGCTAACTTCCTGACCGTGGCGGTCTCTTCCCCCGCCGATGCCTTCGGCCATTCCCTCCTGTTCCTCTGGGGGCCCGAAGCCCAAGGTAACCTGACCCGCTGGTTTCAAATTGGTGGTTTGTGGCCCTTCGTTGCCCTCCACGGTGCTTTCGGTCTGATTGGCTTTATGCTGCGTCAGTTCGAAATTTCCCGTCTGGTCGGCATTCGTCCCTACAACGCCATCGCTTTCTCTGGTCCCATTGCGGTGTTTGTCAGCGTCTTTTTGATGTACCCCCTGGGACAATCCAGTTGGTTCTTTGCTCCTAGCTTTGGGGTAGCGGGAATCTTCCGATTCATTTTGTTCCTGCAAGGGTTCCACAACTGGACCTTGAACCCCTTCCACATGATGGGTGTTGCCGGTATTCTCGGTGGTGCTTTGTTATGTGCCATTCACGGTGCCACTGTGGAAAACACCCTGTTTGAAGATGGGGAAGATTCCAACACTTTCCGGGCATTTGAACCCACCCAAGCAGAAGAAACCTATTCTATGGTGACCGCTAACCGTTTCTGGTCTCAGATTTTCGGTATTGCCTTCTCCAACAAACGGTGGTTGCACTTCTTCATGTTGTTCGTGCCGGTAACTGGTCTGTGGATGAGTTCCGTGGGTATTGTTGGTTTAGCCTTGAACCTACGGGCCTATGACTTCGTCTCCCAGGAGCTACGGGCAGCGGAAGACCCGGAATTTGAAACGTTTTATACAAAAAACATTTTGTTGAACGAAGGGATGCGCGCCTGGATGGCTCCCCAAGATCAACCCCATGAAAACTTTATCTTCCCTGAGGAGGTTCTGCCCCGGGGTAACGCTCTCTAA
- a CDS encoding RNA-guided endonuclease TnpB family protein, with translation MLNLTYRYRIYPGLDQEAQMLDWLEQCRRVYNYALAERKDWSNSRKCPVNACSIKQEYIIPAETPYPDYYKQQNALTKAKEEIPELKAVHSQVLQDALKRLDKAFKFRQERGFGFPRFKKFGQYRSFVFPQFKSNPVNGFEIKLPKIGAMPINLHRPIPEGFEVKQVRVVFKSSGWYAQLILQAHISIPDVMPHGEPIGIDLGLEKFLATSTGELIERPRFFVDLQSKLKWLQRKLRNKKKGSANYRKIQAKIRKLHEHIHNVRREFHFLTAHKLCDAAGMLFAEDLNLKMTSRGMLAKHCLDAAWGSFLGILKWVSWKRGVYFAKVDPNGTSQTCPQCGAHTGKKELSERGHHCDECGYVADRDVAAAQVVMQRGLVLVADGQSVKLPVEEDCLGIPMKQETSRAILGSPHRNL, from the coding sequence ATGTTGAACTTGACCTACAGATACCGAATCTATCCAGGACTTGATCAGGAAGCACAAATGCTTGACTGGTTGGAACAATGCCGTCGCGTGTATAACTACGCTTTGGCGGAGAGAAAGGACTGGAGCAATTCGCGTAAGTGTCCGGTCAACGCTTGCAGCATCAAGCAGGAATACATCATCCCTGCTGAAACACCCTACCCCGACTACTACAAACAGCAAAACGCACTGACCAAAGCGAAAGAGGAAATCCCAGAACTGAAGGCAGTTCACTCTCAAGTCTTGCAAGATGCCTTGAAACGCCTGGATAAGGCGTTCAAGTTTAGACAAGAAAGGGGTTTTGGATTCCCTCGATTCAAGAAGTTTGGTCAGTATCGTTCGTTTGTATTTCCGCAGTTCAAATCGAATCCGGTCAATGGATTTGAAATCAAACTGCCGAAAATAGGAGCCATGCCCATCAACCTACATCGACCGATTCCAGAAGGATTTGAGGTCAAACAAGTTCGGGTTGTGTTCAAGTCGTCTGGATGGTATGCCCAACTGATTCTGCAAGCCCATATCTCCATTCCCGATGTCATGCCGCATGGTGAACCGATTGGCATTGATTTGGGATTGGAAAAGTTCTTGGCTACATCGACAGGTGAACTGATAGAGCGCCCTCGCTTTTTCGTGGATTTGCAAAGCAAGCTTAAATGGCTGCAACGCAAATTGAGAAACAAGAAAAAGGGTTCTGCCAACTACCGGAAAATCCAAGCCAAGATTCGTAAACTGCATGAACATATCCACAACGTTCGCCGTGAGTTCCACTTCCTGACGGCTCACAAGCTTTGTGATGCTGCTGGGATGCTCTTTGCTGAGGACTTGAACCTCAAAATGACCAGTCGCGGTATGCTGGCAAAGCATTGTCTTGATGCCGCCTGGGGGAGTTTTCTTGGCATCCTCAAATGGGTGTCTTGGAAGCGGGGAGTCTACTTTGCCAAGGTTGACCCCAACGGGACAAGCCAGACTTGCCCTCAATGTGGGGCGCATACTGGCAAAAAAGAACTCAGTGAACGGGGGCATCATTGCGACGAATGTGGATATGTGGCTGATCGAGACGTTGCTGCCGCTCAAGTGGTAATGCAACGAGGT
- the argF gene encoding ornithine carbamoyltransferase — MGIKALAGRDLLAIADLTIEEMKSLLQLAADLKSGMLKPHCRKILGLLFYKASTRTRVSFTAAMYQLGGQVLDLNPSVTQVGRGEPIQDTARVLDRYIDILAVRTFKQADLQTFADHAKMPIINALSDLEHPCQILADLQTIQECFGKLEGLTVTYLGDGNNVAHSLILGGVMMGMTVRVATPKNYEPLSEIVQQAQKIAAPGGKVELTDDPKAAAQGSHILYTDVWASMGQEDLADSRIPIFQPYQINQELLALADPEAIVLHCLPAHRGEEITDAVMEGPQSRLWDQAENRMHAQKALMVALLGLV; from the coding sequence ATGGGCATTAAGGCGTTGGCAGGCAGGGATCTATTGGCGATCGCCGATTTGACCATCGAAGAAATGAAATCACTCTTGCAGTTGGCGGCGGATCTTAAATCCGGTATGCTCAAGCCCCATTGTCGGAAAATTCTCGGTTTACTGTTCTACAAAGCTTCCACCCGGACCAGGGTTTCCTTCACAGCAGCCATGTACCAACTGGGAGGACAGGTATTGGATTTAAACCCCAGTGTGACCCAGGTGGGTCGGGGGGAACCAATTCAGGATACCGCTAGGGTACTAGACCGCTACATTGATATCCTGGCAGTGCGGACTTTCAAACAGGCAGATCTGCAAACCTTTGCCGACCATGCCAAAATGCCCATTATCAATGCCCTGAGTGACTTGGAGCATCCCTGTCAGATTTTGGCGGACTTGCAGACCATCCAGGAATGTTTTGGCAAACTAGAAGGGTTAACAGTCACCTACTTGGGAGACGGCAATAACGTGGCCCATTCCCTCATCCTCGGTGGGGTAATGATGGGCATGACGGTGCGGGTGGCTACCCCGAAGAACTATGAACCCTTATCAGAGATTGTCCAACAAGCCCAGAAAATTGCGGCCCCAGGGGGAAAAGTGGAACTAACCGACGACCCCAAAGCCGCCGCCCAAGGAAGTCATATTCTTTACACCGATGTTTGGGCCAGTATGGGCCAGGAAGATTTAGCTGACAGTCGCATTCCCATTTTCCAGCCCTACCAAATTAACCAAGAACTCCTTGCCCTGGCGGATCCCGAAGCCATTGTGCTCCACTGTCTTCCGGCCCACCGGGGGGAAGAAATTACTGACGCTGTCATGGAAGGGCCGCAATCCCGACTCTGGGACCAAGCGGAAAATCGCATGCACGCCCAAAAAGCCCTCATGGTGGCCCTGTTGGGTTTAGTTTAA
- the purE gene encoding 5-(carboxyamino)imidazole ribonucleotide mutase, translated as MTSPSPLVGIIMGSDSDLPTMAAAIAICEQFAVPTEVAIVSAHRTPKKMVEYAKTAHQRGLKVIIAGAGGAAHLPGMVAALTPLPVIGVPVQTKTLQGVDSLYSIVQMPGGIPVATVAIGNAQNAGLLAVQILASHNPVLLEKVQEYRQSLETMVLDKQTQLEQLGYRAYLEKQNH; from the coding sequence ATGACTTCCCCCTCTCCCCTGGTCGGCATCATCATGGGAAGCGATTCCGATCTCCCCACCATGGCAGCGGCGATCGCCATTTGTGAACAATTTGCCGTACCCACGGAAGTGGCCATTGTTTCTGCCCATCGTACCCCAAAAAAAATGGTGGAGTATGCCAAAACTGCCCATCAACGGGGTTTGAAAGTAATTATTGCCGGGGCGGGGGGAGCGGCCCATCTGCCGGGGATGGTGGCGGCCCTGACCCCTCTGCCGGTGATCGGTGTGCCAGTGCAGACCAAAACCCTACAGGGGGTAGATTCCCTCTATTCCATTGTGCAAATGCCGGGGGGCATTCCGGTGGCCACGGTGGCGATCGGCAATGCCCAAAATGCCGGGCTGTTAGCGGTGCAAATTCTCGCCAGCCATAATCCCGTGTTGTTGGAAAAAGTACAAGAGTATCGTCAAAGTTTAGAAACCATGGTTTTAGATAAGCAAACCCAACTGGAGCAACTGGGTTATCGGGCCTATCTGGAAAAGCAAAATCACTAA
- the asnS gene encoding asparagine--tRNA ligase — translation MNKRRIIEVLRHGHADDQVMVQGWLRTKRTLKDFSFVEVNDGSSLANLQVVLDGNLTDYDRLLSQLQTGAAVVVEGKLTPSPGKGQRVELKAAKLELLGGADPSSYPLQKKRHSFEFLRTIGHLRPRTNTIGAVMRVRNACATAIHQFFQERGFLWVHTPIITASDCEGAGDLFNVTTLDLQKVPKSDHGIDYSEDFFGKQAYLTVSGQLEAEVMALAFQNVYTFGPTFRAENSNTSRHLAEFWMVEPEMAFCDLEGDRQWAEEFLKYIFKFVLEKCPEDMEFFDQRIDNTVLATADNIINNEFAWLTYTEAIQLLEKADQKFEYPVAWGVDLQSEHERYLAEIVFKRPTIVTDYPKDIKAFYMRLNEDGKTVAAMDILAPKIGEIIGGSQREERLDVLTQRMQEQGVPESDLWWYLDLRRYGSVPHAGFGLGFERIVQFMTGMANIRDVIPFPRTPMNAEF, via the coding sequence ATGAACAAACGCCGCATTATTGAAGTTCTCCGCCATGGTCATGCCGATGACCAAGTAATGGTTCAAGGGTGGTTACGCACTAAACGAACCCTCAAGGATTTTAGTTTTGTGGAAGTTAATGACGGCTCTAGCTTGGCTAACCTCCAAGTGGTGCTTGATGGGAATTTGACGGACTACGATCGCCTGTTATCCCAATTGCAGACAGGGGCCGCGGTGGTGGTGGAAGGAAAATTGACCCCTTCACCGGGAAAAGGACAACGGGTGGAGTTAAAGGCAGCCAAACTGGAATTGTTGGGGGGAGCAGACCCTAGCAGTTATCCCCTCCAGAAAAAACGCCACAGCTTTGAATTTTTGCGGACCATTGGTCACCTGCGGCCCCGCACCAATACCATCGGCGCAGTTATGAGGGTGCGTAACGCCTGTGCCACCGCCATTCACCAATTTTTTCAGGAGAGGGGTTTTCTCTGGGTCCATACTCCGATCATTACCGCCAGTGACTGTGAGGGGGCAGGGGATTTATTCAATGTCACCACCTTAGATTTACAGAAGGTGCCCAAAAGTGATCATGGTATTGATTACAGTGAGGACTTTTTTGGTAAACAAGCTTATTTGACAGTGAGTGGACAATTGGAAGCGGAGGTGATGGCCCTGGCATTCCAGAATGTCTACACGTTTGGCCCCACCTTTCGGGCCGAAAACTCCAATACGTCCCGCCACCTAGCCGAATTTTGGATGGTGGAACCAGAAATGGCCTTTTGTGACCTAGAAGGCGATCGCCAATGGGCGGAGGAATTTCTGAAATACATTTTCAAATTTGTGCTGGAAAAATGCCCAGAGGATATGGAATTTTTTGACCAGCGCATTGACAACACAGTGCTGGCCACAGCGGACAATATCATTAACAACGAATTTGCTTGGCTGACCTACACCGAGGCCATCCAACTGCTGGAAAAAGCGGATCAAAAGTTTGAATATCCCGTCGCTTGGGGAGTGGATTTACAGTCAGAACATGAGCGATATTTGGCAGAAATTGTGTTCAAAAGACCCACCATTGTGACCGATTATCCCAAGGATATTAAAGCGTTTTATATGCGCTTAAATGAGGATGGTAAAACCGTTGCCGCTATGGATATTTTAGCGCCCAAAATTGGTGAAATTATCGGTGGTTCCCAGCGGGAAGAACGACTAGACGTATTAACTCAAAGAATGCAGGAACAAGGGGTTCCCGAAAGCGATCTATGGTGGTATCTTGACCTACGCCGTTATGGTTCTGTGCCCCATGCCGGCTTTGGTTTAGGCTTTGAGCGCATTGTCCAGTTCATGACCGGCATGGCCAATATTCGGGATGTGATCCCTTTCCCCCGCACTCCCATGAACGCGGAATTTTAA
- a CDS encoding TrkA family potassium uptake protein: MKTSHFLSLIRQEKRQFAVIGLGRFGRAVCETLHVNGYEVLGIDQDPKLVAEVLADRVVGNAISLDSTDDTALREAGIFEIETVIVAIGNYLKESIITCLNLKEGGVKSVVAKVSSDTHEKILKRLGVDLIIFPEHKAGQDLAYTLTTPAIVDRFKLDPNNSIVEILVPEEFCDKTLAELQLRKNHGVSVLAVGYEEKFKINPAPQERLQRGMILVLLGSNEDIGRLV, encoded by the coding sequence ATGAAAACTAGTCATTTTCTCAGTTTAATTCGCCAGGAAAAACGGCAGTTTGCGGTGATTGGCCTGGGTCGGTTTGGTCGGGCAGTGTGCGAAACCCTGCATGTCAATGGCTATGAGGTGTTGGGCATTGACCAAGATCCCAAACTGGTGGCGGAAGTATTGGCGGATCGGGTAGTGGGTAACGCCATTAGTCTCGATTCTACCGATGACACGGCCCTACGGGAGGCCGGCATTTTTGAGATTGAAACGGTGATTGTGGCGATCGGTAATTACCTCAAGGAAAGTATCATTACGTGTCTTAACCTCAAGGAAGGGGGCGTCAAATCTGTCGTGGCTAAGGTTTCTTCCGACACGCATGAAAAAATTCTCAAACGCTTGGGGGTTGATTTAATTATCTTTCCTGAGCACAAAGCTGGCCAAGACTTAGCCTATACCCTCACCACCCCGGCGATCGTTGACCGTTTCAAGTTAGATCCCAACAACAGCATCGTGGAAATTCTGGTTCCTGAAGAATTCTGCGATAAAACCCTAGCAGAACTGCAACTGCGCAAAAATCACGGAGTCAGCGTTTTGGCAGTGGGCTACGAGGAAAAGTTTAAAATCAACCCCGCTCCCCAGGAACGATTGCAACGGGGGATGATTCTAGTACTCCTGGGTTCCAACGAAGACATCGGCCGCCTGGTTTAG